Proteins found in one Actinokineospora alba genomic segment:
- a CDS encoding lysine N(6)-hydroxylase/L-ornithine N(5)-oxygenase family protein codes for MRVDTPVYDVVGVGFGPSNLSLAIALAEHNATAATPLTARFLERQPRFGWHRGMLLDDATMQVSFLKDLVTLRNPTSEFSFVAYLHSRGRLVDFVNHKSLFPLRVEFHDYFEWCAAKMAEQVLYGQEVAAVNPVVVDGAVAYFDVVSRPTDGGEPKTVRARNLVLATGLRPNLPDGVSAGERIWHNSTLLRDIDNVPEAAKRFVVVGAGQSAAEATAFLHTRFGDAEVCSVFSRFGYSPADDSAFANRVFDPAAVDEYYLAPEEAKRKIMGYHANTNYSVVDIDLIDDLYKRMYQEKVLGKQRLRMFNVSRPVDVADLGDRVRVTVESMTSGERTVLEADVVVYATGYRGDDSLALLGDLAGECARDDQGRLQVSRDYRVHTSADIAAGIYVQGGATEHSHGITSSLLSNNAVRSGEILDAILRGDRTPVPAAELALSTLG; via the coding sequence ATGCGGGTCGATACACCGGTCTACGACGTCGTGGGCGTGGGCTTCGGCCCGTCGAACCTGAGTCTCGCGATCGCTCTCGCCGAGCACAACGCGACGGCGGCCACGCCGCTCACGGCGCGGTTCCTCGAGCGGCAGCCCCGGTTCGGCTGGCATCGGGGGATGCTCCTCGACGACGCGACGATGCAGGTGTCGTTCCTGAAAGACCTGGTCACCCTGCGGAACCCGACCAGCGAGTTCAGCTTCGTGGCGTACCTGCACAGCCGCGGCAGGCTCGTCGACTTTGTCAACCACAAGAGCCTTTTCCCGCTGCGCGTGGAGTTCCACGACTACTTCGAGTGGTGCGCGGCGAAGATGGCCGAGCAGGTGCTCTACGGCCAGGAGGTCGCGGCGGTCAACCCGGTCGTGGTCGACGGGGCGGTGGCGTACTTCGACGTCGTGTCCCGGCCGACCGACGGCGGCGAACCGAAGACCGTCCGCGCCCGCAACCTGGTCCTGGCCACCGGTTTACGGCCCAACCTGCCCGACGGCGTGAGCGCGGGCGAGCGGATCTGGCACAACAGCACGCTTCTGCGCGACATCGATAACGTCCCCGAGGCCGCGAAACGCTTCGTCGTGGTCGGCGCGGGCCAGAGCGCCGCCGAGGCGACCGCGTTCCTGCACACCCGCTTCGGCGACGCCGAGGTGTGCTCGGTGTTCTCCCGCTTCGGCTACAGCCCGGCCGACGACAGCGCGTTCGCCAACCGGGTGTTCGACCCGGCCGCGGTCGACGAGTACTACCTCGCGCCCGAAGAGGCCAAGCGCAAGATCATGGGCTACCACGCCAACACGAACTACTCCGTCGTCGACATCGACCTCATCGACGACCTCTACAAGCGGATGTACCAGGAGAAGGTCCTGGGCAAGCAGCGGCTGCGGATGTTCAACGTGTCCCGCCCGGTCGACGTCGCCGACCTCGGCGACCGCGTGCGGGTCACTGTCGAGTCGATGACCTCCGGTGAGCGCACCGTGCTCGAGGCCGACGTCGTCGTCTACGCCACCGGCTACCGCGGTGACGATTCCCTTGCCCTGCTTGGCGACCTGGCGGGCGAGTGCGCCCGTGACGACCAGGGCAGGCTCCAGGTCTCCCGCGACTACCGCGTGCACACCTCCGCGGACATCGCCGCCGGAATCTACGTGCAGGGCGGCGCCACCGAGCACTCGCACGGCATCACCTCGTCGCTGCTGTCCAACAACGCCGTGCGGTCCGGGGAGATCCTCGACGCGATCCTGCGCGGCGACCGGACTCCGGTCCCTGCCGCGGAACTCGCCCTGAGCACGCTCGGCTGA
- a CDS encoding pentapeptide repeat-containing protein, giving the protein MPDPARLRADCANCFALCCVAPAFAKSADFAIDKPAGTPCRNLLDDFRCGIHTRLRTSGFTGCTVFDCFGAGQQVSQVTFGGQDWRSAPKRAKPMFEVFAVMRHLHELLYYLAEAESLAPSMRDELKRAREGIEVLTQGDPDSLRGLDVSVHQGEVNALLLRASELVRAGVPRKKERRGADLIGAKLRGADLRGANLRGAYLIGADLRAADLRLADVIGTDFRDADLRGADLRESLFLIQSQLDAAKGNAETKLPPALAAPSHW; this is encoded by the coding sequence GTGCCCGACCCCGCCCGATTGCGCGCCGACTGTGCGAACTGCTTCGCGCTGTGCTGTGTCGCGCCCGCCTTCGCCAAGTCGGCGGACTTCGCGATCGACAAGCCCGCGGGCACGCCGTGCCGCAACCTGCTCGACGACTTCCGCTGCGGCATCCACACCAGGCTGCGGACGTCCGGCTTCACCGGGTGCACCGTGTTCGACTGCTTCGGCGCGGGCCAGCAGGTCTCCCAGGTGACCTTCGGCGGCCAGGACTGGCGGTCGGCGCCGAAGCGGGCGAAGCCGATGTTCGAGGTGTTCGCCGTGATGCGGCACCTGCACGAGCTGCTCTACTACCTCGCCGAGGCCGAGTCCCTGGCCCCGAGCATGCGCGACGAGCTCAAGCGAGCCCGCGAGGGCATCGAGGTGCTCACCCAGGGCGACCCGGACAGCCTGCGCGGCCTCGACGTGTCGGTTCACCAGGGCGAGGTGAACGCGCTGCTGCTGCGGGCGAGCGAACTCGTGCGGGCGGGCGTGCCCAGGAAGAAGGAGCGCCGGGGAGCGGACCTGATCGGGGCCAAGCTGCGCGGCGCCGACCTGCGGGGCGCGAACCTGCGCGGGGCCTACCTGATCGGAGCGGACCTGCGGGCCGCCGACCTGCGGCTGGCCGACGTCATCGGCACCGACTTCCGCGACGCCGACCTGCGCGGGGCGGATCTGCGCGAGAGCCTGTTCCTGATCCAGTCCCAGCTCGACGCCGCCAAGGGGAACGCCGAGACGAAGCTGCCGCCCGCGCTCGCGGCGCCATCGCACTGGTGA
- a CDS encoding YciI family protein — MKQYLLSVYQPDGDLPPAEILEPIMQDLVAWNQELRDAGAWVFGAGLLPPSTATVVRVKDSELLLTDGPFVEGKEHLGGFTVIAAPDLDAAVAWGRRLSEITTLPIEVRPLQGT; from the coding sequence ATGAAGCAGTACCTGCTCAGCGTCTACCAGCCCGACGGGGACCTGCCGCCCGCGGAGATCCTGGAGCCGATCATGCAGGACCTGGTGGCCTGGAACCAGGAACTGCGCGACGCGGGCGCCTGGGTGTTCGGCGCCGGGCTGCTCCCGCCGAGCACGGCCACCGTGGTCCGGGTGAAGGACTCGGAGCTGCTCCTGACCGACGGCCCGTTCGTCGAGGGCAAGGAACACCTCGGCGGGTTCACCGTGATCGCGGCGCCCGACCTGGACGCGGCGGTGGCGTGGGGCCGCAGGCTCTCCGAGATCACTACCCTGCCGATCGAGGTCCGGCCGCTGCAGGGCACCTGA
- a CDS encoding RNA polymerase sigma factor: MDIARVFREEYGRAVSVLVRAFGDIDLAEEAVQDAFAEAVRRWPSSGPPPSPAGWIITTARNRAIDRVRRESTRDDRQAAAVLAAEDEGETEVVGDDRLRLIFTCCHPALAPAAQVALTLRLLGGLTTAEIARAFLVPEPTMAQRLVRAKGKIRDAGIPYRVPEDLAARLRPVLAVVYLVFNEGYVASSGRELVRDDLCAEAIRLGRLLVELMPEEPEVVGLLALMLLTAARSAARTDADGAVVLLRDQDRTRWDRDLITEGQALVRWCLKRGEPGPYQLQAAINAVHSDAATAAATDWPQIVALYDQLLAMTPTPIVALNRAVAVAEITGPRAALAIVDDLNLDSYYLFHAIRADLLRRLGWVEQAADAYDAAIARADNAVEREHLCRRREALTS, translated from the coding sequence ATGGACATCGCCCGCGTCTTCCGCGAGGAGTACGGGCGTGCGGTGTCCGTGCTGGTCCGGGCGTTCGGCGATATCGACCTCGCGGAGGAAGCCGTGCAGGACGCCTTCGCCGAGGCGGTCCGGCGCTGGCCGTCGAGCGGGCCACCGCCGAGCCCGGCCGGGTGGATCATCACCACCGCCCGCAACCGCGCCATCGACCGGGTGCGCCGCGAGTCCACCCGCGACGACCGGCAGGCCGCGGCGGTGCTCGCGGCCGAGGACGAAGGGGAGACCGAGGTGGTGGGCGACGACCGGCTGCGGCTGATCTTCACCTGCTGCCACCCGGCGCTGGCCCCGGCCGCGCAGGTGGCGTTGACCCTGCGGCTGCTCGGCGGGCTGACCACCGCGGAGATCGCCCGCGCGTTCCTCGTCCCCGAGCCGACGATGGCGCAGCGGCTCGTGCGGGCCAAGGGCAAGATCCGCGACGCCGGGATTCCCTACCGGGTGCCGGAGGACCTGGCGGCTCGGCTGCGGCCGGTGCTCGCGGTGGTCTACCTGGTGTTCAACGAGGGTTACGTGGCCAGTTCGGGCCGGGAGCTGGTGCGCGACGACCTGTGCGCCGAGGCGATCCGACTCGGCAGGCTGCTGGTGGAGTTGATGCCGGAGGAGCCCGAGGTGGTCGGACTGCTCGCGCTGATGCTGCTCACCGCCGCCCGCTCGGCCGCCCGCACCGACGCCGACGGCGCCGTGGTGCTGCTGCGCGACCAGGACCGGACCCGCTGGGACCGCGACTTGATCACCGAGGGGCAGGCGCTCGTCCGGTGGTGTCTGAAGCGCGGCGAGCCGGGGCCGTACCAGCTCCAGGCGGCGATCAACGCCGTGCACAGCGACGCCGCGACCGCCGCGGCGACGGACTGGCCGCAGATCGTCGCCCTCTACGACCAGCTCCTCGCCATGACTCCGACCCCGATCGTGGCTTTGAACCGCGCGGTCGCGGTCGCCGAGATCACCGGGCCCAGGGCAGCCCTGGCCATTGTCGATGACCTGAACCTCGACTCGTACTACCTGTTCCACGCGATCCGGGCCGACCTGCTCCGGCGTCTCGGGTGGGTCGAACAGGCGGCCGACGCCTACGACGCCGCGATCGCCCGCGCGGACAACGCCGTGGAGCGCGAACACCTGTGCAGGCGGCGGGAGGCGCTGACCAGTTGA
- a CDS encoding HipA family kinase, producing the protein MSIPNPRTVVATRYVTPLREGGSLPGLVEADDLGMYVLKFRGAGQGIKVLVAELIVGELARALGFRVPEIVLADLDPELARAEPDQEVQDLLRASGGLNLGFDYLPGSFDFNPLVRDPGPELAARLLWFDALVLNVDRSWRNPNLLLWHRDVWLIDHGAALYFHHGWSAGWKPSAEYRWDGGDHVMMPVAGSVADADAELKPLVTRDLLGDVLAVVPDAWLVQDGMTPADIRAAYVAYFESRLASSPRWVETLEAARAARV; encoded by the coding sequence GTGTCCATTCCGAACCCGCGCACCGTGGTCGCCACCCGGTACGTCACCCCGCTGCGCGAAGGCGGGTCGCTGCCCGGGCTGGTCGAGGCCGACGACCTCGGCATGTACGTCCTGAAGTTCCGGGGCGCGGGCCAGGGGATCAAGGTGCTCGTCGCGGAGCTGATCGTCGGGGAGCTGGCGCGGGCGCTGGGATTCCGGGTGCCGGAGATCGTCCTGGCGGACCTGGACCCCGAACTGGCGCGTGCGGAACCGGACCAGGAGGTCCAGGACCTCCTGCGGGCCAGCGGCGGCCTGAACCTGGGGTTCGACTACCTGCCCGGGTCGTTCGACTTCAACCCGCTTGTGCGCGATCCCGGCCCCGAACTGGCCGCGCGCCTGCTGTGGTTCGACGCGCTGGTGCTCAACGTCGACCGGAGCTGGCGCAACCCGAACCTGCTGCTGTGGCACCGCGACGTCTGGCTGATCGACCACGGCGCCGCCCTCTACTTCCACCACGGCTGGTCGGCGGGCTGGAAGCCGTCGGCGGAGTACCGGTGGGACGGCGGCGACCACGTGATGATGCCGGTCGCCGGTTCGGTCGCCGACGCGGACGCGGAGCTCAAGCCCTTGGTCACCCGTGACTTGCTCGGCGACGTCCTCGCCGTCGTTCCGGACGCGTGGCTTGTGCAGGACGGCATGACTCCCGCCGACATCCGCGCCGCGTACGTCGCCTATTTCGAATCACGGCTGGCGTCCTCGCCGCGCTGGGTCGAGACCCTGGAGGCCGCTCGTGCCGCACGTGTTTGA
- a CDS encoding DUF3037 domain-containing protein — MPHVFEYALLRAVPRQDRGESINIGILLYCAPLDYLRCRTHVDADRLRALDPGIDLEVLADSLDHLCGSCESDKAGPVTEITPGRRFRWLTAPRSTLVQTSPTHTGLTSDPDADLDRLFRRLVLPPEA, encoded by the coding sequence GTGCCGCACGTGTTTGAGTACGCCCTGCTGCGCGCCGTTCCCCGCCAGGATCGGGGCGAGTCGATCAACATCGGAATCCTGCTCTACTGCGCGCCGCTGGATTACCTGCGGTGCCGGACCCACGTGGACGCGGACCGGCTGCGGGCGCTGGACCCCGGCATCGACCTGGAAGTGCTGGCCGACAGCCTCGATCACCTCTGCGGCAGCTGCGAGTCCGACAAAGCCGGCCCGGTCACCGAGATCACGCCGGGTCGGCGTTTCCGGTGGTTGACCGCCCCGCGCAGCACTCTCGTGCAGACCTCGCCCACCCACACCGGCTTGACTAGCGATCCGGATGCTGATCTTGATCGGCTCTTTCGGCGGCTGGTGCTCCCGCCGGAGGCCTGA
- a CDS encoding PEP/pyruvate-binding domain-containing protein, translated as MPDDVLVLPLDDPTADLATVGGKGASLARLVRAGLPVPPGFHVTTSAYRAFVAAGGELPPEVASAILTAYQGGPVAVRSSATAEDLPDLSFAGQHDTFLNVTGPDALLDAVTRCWASLWTERAVAYRAHNGVESDGVALAVVVQELVPADAAGVLFTANPLTGARDEQVINAAWGLGEAVVGGVVTPDTHLVAAGRVAGREIAEKTVMTVRTVDGTREEPVPEDRRRAPVLTDAQAVELAALGTRIENLYGTPMDVEWALHNGRFSILQARPITTLRVEPEVWNDSLGGDYLWTCVNLGEAVPSVMTPATWSVVKILSSAKVGDYRITGNLGGRFYLNLSVSTAAASAVGLGKLARRASEQTLGRIPEGVEIPPLPMSRLAVLRAAVPFVREAIAYRKRLPRLLAETRERCASLHKRIKAAQGPGELDALWRSDIDTLLRETCRVLDAGARGAGPDKLQARLTKLVGADDTTALLTGLQGAGGELASLGPLLGLAQLRRGEIDRDTYAATWGHRGPDEFELSEPRPAEDPAWIDRLLDRVGDLDPETLLKRQAATRDDAWERLVERHPGKAPAIRKALDKAADVARARERARSEMVRAFWVLRAFVLRAGELTGHGDDLFFLPIEDIVAVLDGEERPLARVPAARAAYDRYRALPAYPTLIRGRFDPVAWAADPNRRPDLYDETAEHQPMGEEITGFPGAAGIVTGTARVVSTVDEAEALREGEILVTAVTNVGWTPLFPRAAAIVTDVGAPLSHAAIVARELGIPAVVGCGNATARLSTGDHVRVDGGKGTVTLVGEPDQ; from the coding sequence ATGCCCGACGACGTGCTGGTCCTCCCGCTCGACGATCCCACCGCCGACCTCGCCACGGTCGGCGGCAAGGGCGCCTCGCTGGCGCGCCTGGTCCGCGCGGGCTTGCCGGTGCCGCCCGGATTCCACGTCACGACCAGCGCCTACCGCGCTTTCGTGGCGGCGGGCGGCGAGCTGCCGCCCGAGGTCGCCTCGGCGATCCTGACCGCGTACCAGGGAGGTCCGGTCGCCGTGCGGTCCTCGGCGACCGCGGAGGACCTGCCCGACCTGTCGTTCGCCGGACAGCACGACACGTTCCTCAACGTCACCGGCCCGGACGCGCTGCTCGACGCGGTCACCCGCTGCTGGGCGTCGCTGTGGACCGAGCGGGCCGTCGCCTACCGGGCGCACAACGGCGTCGAGTCCGATGGTGTCGCCCTGGCGGTCGTGGTGCAGGAACTCGTGCCCGCCGACGCCGCGGGCGTGCTGTTCACCGCCAACCCACTCACCGGCGCGCGCGACGAGCAGGTGATCAACGCCGCCTGGGGTCTGGGTGAGGCCGTGGTGGGCGGCGTGGTCACCCCCGACACCCACCTCGTCGCCGCCGGCCGCGTGGCCGGGCGCGAGATCGCCGAGAAGACGGTGATGACCGTGCGCACCGTCGACGGCACCCGCGAGGAGCCGGTGCCCGAGGACCGTCGCCGCGCCCCCGTCCTCACCGACGCGCAGGCCGTCGAGCTGGCGGCCCTGGGAACGCGGATAGAAAACCTCTATGGCACACCGATGGACGTCGAGTGGGCGCTCCACAATGGACGGTTCAGCATCCTGCAGGCGCGCCCGATCACCACGCTGCGGGTCGAGCCCGAGGTGTGGAACGACAGCCTCGGCGGCGACTACCTCTGGACCTGCGTGAACCTCGGCGAGGCCGTGCCGAGCGTGATGACCCCGGCGACCTGGTCGGTGGTGAAGATCCTGTCCTCGGCCAAGGTCGGCGACTACCGGATCACCGGCAACCTCGGCGGCCGGTTCTACCTCAACCTCAGTGTCTCCACCGCCGCCGCGAGCGCTGTCGGTCTCGGCAAGCTCGCCCGCCGGGCCAGTGAGCAGACACTCGGCCGGATTCCCGAGGGCGTCGAGATCCCGCCGCTGCCGATGTCGCGGCTCGCCGTGCTGCGCGCCGCCGTGCCCTTCGTCCGCGAAGCCATCGCCTACCGCAAGCGCCTGCCGCGGCTCCTCGCCGAGACGCGCGAGCGCTGCGCCTCCCTGCACAAGCGGATCAAGGCCGCTCAGGGGCCGGGCGAACTGGACGCCCTGTGGCGGTCCGACATCGACACCCTGCTCCGCGAGACCTGCCGGGTCCTGGACGCGGGCGCCCGCGGCGCCGGACCCGACAAGCTCCAGGCGCGGCTGACGAAGCTGGTCGGCGCCGACGACACGACCGCGCTGCTCACGGGCCTGCAGGGGGCGGGCGGCGAGTTGGCCAGCCTCGGCCCACTGCTCGGCCTGGCCCAGCTGCGGCGCGGCGAGATCGACCGCGACACCTACGCCGCCACCTGGGGTCATCGCGGCCCCGACGAGTTCGAGCTGTCCGAACCGCGCCCGGCCGAGGACCCGGCCTGGATCGACCGGCTCCTCGACCGCGTCGGCGACCTCGACCCGGAGACCCTGCTCAAGCGGCAGGCCGCGACCCGCGACGACGCCTGGGAACGGCTCGTCGAGCGGCACCCCGGCAAGGCGCCGGCGATCCGCAAAGCCCTCGACAAGGCCGCCGACGTGGCCCGCGCGCGCGAGCGGGCCCGCTCGGAGATGGTGCGCGCGTTCTGGGTGCTCCGCGCGTTCGTCCTGCGCGCGGGGGAACTGACCGGGCACGGTGACGACCTGTTCTTCCTGCCGATCGAGGACATCGTCGCAGTCCTGGACGGTGAGGAGCGCCCGCTGGCGAGAGTTCCGGCCGCTCGTGCCGCCTACGACCGCTACCGCGCGCTGCCCGCGTACCCGACGCTGATCCGCGGCCGGTTCGACCCGGTCGCGTGGGCCGCCGACCCGAACCGCAGGCCCGACCTCTACGACGAGACCGCCGAGCACCAGCCGATGGGCGAGGAGATCACCGGCTTCCCCGGCGCGGCGGGCATCGTCACCGGAACCGCGCGCGTGGTGTCCACTGTGGACGAGGCGGAAGCGTTGCGGGAGGGTGAGATCCTGGTGACCGCGGTGACGAACGTCGGATGGACACCGCTGTTCCCGCGGGCCGCGGCGATCGTCACCGACGTCGGCGCCCCGCTCTCGCACGCGGCGATCGTCGCCCGCGAACTCGGCATCCCCGCGGTGGTGGGCTGCGGCAACGCGACCGCCCGACTGTCCACCGGCGACCACGTCCGTGTCGACGGCGGAAAGGGAACAGTCACACTGGTGGGCGAACCCGACCAGTAG
- a CDS encoding dihydrofolate reductase family protein: protein MCRIVVVNSVTLDGVTQAPGHPDEDRRDGFAHGGWAAPYGDSVFAEAMAKSMSTTGALLFGRRTYEHFHAVWPNQPEPNPFTDVLNRTRKYVASRTLTEPLPWQNSTLLAGEAADAVRALKQQPGKDVVILGSGALVRSLMAHGLIDEFLLAIHPVVLGSGQRLFDGSMASLRLTESVTTTTGVVVATYRSEEGTR, encoded by the coding sequence ATGTGCAGGATCGTGGTTGTCAACAGCGTGACCCTCGACGGCGTCACGCAAGCCCCAGGGCACCCGGACGAGGACCGCCGCGACGGCTTCGCCCACGGCGGCTGGGCGGCGCCCTACGGGGACTCGGTGTTCGCCGAGGCGATGGCCAAGAGCATGAGCACCACCGGCGCGCTGCTGTTCGGCCGCCGGACCTACGAGCACTTCCACGCGGTCTGGCCGAACCAGCCGGAGCCGAACCCGTTCACCGACGTGCTCAACCGCACCCGCAAGTACGTCGCCTCGCGGACGCTGACCGAACCGCTCCCGTGGCAGAACTCCACCCTGCTCGCGGGCGAGGCCGCGGACGCGGTGCGCGCGCTCAAGCAGCAGCCCGGCAAGGATGTGGTGATACTCGGAAGCGGAGCACTGGTCCGGTCGCTGATGGCCCACGGGCTCATCGACGAGTTCCTGCTCGCGATCCACCCGGTGGTGCTCGGGTCGGGGCAGCGGCTCTTCGACGGGTCCATGGCGTCGCTGCGGCTGACCGAGAGCGTCACGACAACCACGGGCGTGGTCGTGGCGACCTACCGGTCCGAGGAGGGCACTCGATGA